From a single Nostoc edaphicum CCNP1411 genomic region:
- the apcA gene encoding allophycocyanin subunit alpha codes for MSIVTKAIVNADAEARYLSPGELDRIKSFVASGERRVRIAQVLTENRERLVKQAGDQLFQKRPDVVSPGGNAYGQELTATCLRDLDYYLRLITYGIVAGDVTPIEEIGVIGARELYKSLGTPIDGVAEGIRGLKSGASTLLSGDDASEAGGYFDYLVGALLG; via the coding sequence ATGAGTATCGTCACGAAAGCTATCGTGAATGCTGATGCAGAAGCTCGCTACCTCAGCCCTGGTGAGTTAGATCGGATCAAGTCTTTTGTTGCAAGTGGTGAGCGCCGTGTGCGGATTGCTCAAGTTTTGACAGAAAATCGCGAACGTCTTGTTAAGCAAGCTGGCGATCAACTGTTCCAAAAGCGTCCTGATGTTGTATCTCCTGGTGGTAACGCTTACGGTCAAGAATTGACTGCTACTTGTTTGCGTGACCTAGATTATTACCTCCGCCTCATTACCTACGGTATTGTTGCTGGTGATGTTACCCCCATCGAAGAAATTGGTGTTATCGGTGCCCGTGAACTGTACAAGTCCTTGGGAACTCCTATCGATGGTGTTGCTGAAGGTATCCGTGGGCTGAAGAGTGGAGCTTCTACATTGCTCTCTGGTGATGACGCTAGTGAAGCTGGTGGCTACTTCGACTACCTAGTTGGCGCCCTTC
- a CDS encoding GNAT family N-acetyltransferase, with product MISELPIITSDRLLLRAAIHEDVPQILKYFIENKSYLTPFYPLWADGFFTEEYWQYQIENSFLEFINGQSLKLFVFTKKNPTVIIGTINFSNFVRGAAHFCYVGYSLAERKQGKGYMTEGLKAATQHVFQELNFHRIMANYMPHNRRSGSVLKRLGFVIEGYARDYLLINGQWEDHILTSLINPNWQAPKF from the coding sequence ATGATATCAGAACTGCCAATAATTACAAGCGATCGCCTATTATTACGAGCAGCGATCCATGAAGATGTACCCCAAATTCTCAAATACTTTATTGAGAATAAAAGTTATCTCACTCCATTCTACCCTCTGTGGGCGGATGGTTTTTTCACTGAGGAATATTGGCAGTATCAGATAGAGAATAGTTTTCTGGAATTTATCAATGGGCAATCGTTAAAACTATTTGTTTTTACCAAAAAAAATCCCACAGTAATTATTGGAACGATCAATTTTAGTAATTTTGTCCGAGGAGCCGCTCATTTTTGCTATGTGGGATATAGCCTTGCTGAAAGGAAACAAGGTAAAGGATATATGACAGAAGGGCTAAAAGCCGCGACTCAACATGTATTCCAAGAGTTAAATTTTCACCGCATTATGGCTAATTATATGCCTCACAATCGGCGTAGTGGTAGTGTACTCAAAAGACTCGGTTTTGTCATTGAAGGATATGCTAGAGACTATCTATTAATTAATGGGCAATGGGAAGATCATATTCTGACAAGTCTCATCAATCCTAATTGGCAAGCACCTAAATTTTAA
- a CDS encoding protein adenylyltransferase SelO — protein sequence MTLAETPNYKNSSNPFLTLNYESALESLGDDYYDEVAAAEFPQHLLRWRNDELLPRFGLDPQVVKDEDFITAFGRFQGRKPLLALRYHGYQFGEYNGQLGDGRGFLYGQVRANDGELYDFGTKGSGRTPYSRGGDGLLTLKGGIREVLAAEALHHLGVRTSRCLTMIETGLPLWRGDEPSPTRSSVMVRMSSSHIRFGTFERLHYFQRPDLTKKLLDHVIEQYYQHLTGEEDKYALFYAELVKRVAELVAQWMAAGFCHAVLNTDNMSITGESFDYGPYAFIPTYNPSFIAAYFDYYGRYCYGNQPSICKLNLQMLQEPLKAIIDQGEMDAGLARFDEYYQAEYSSLILKKLGFVELPDAQAQELLNLTIEFLKESQVGYHQFFYEMARTFSSKWRDEPGFVMNSSDIVPVPGASGIFDDWCILYHKILNDFDSDCTDIIAQTLTVHNPKTALLRPMIESTWEAIAQEDNWQPFYDLLQQIKSKN from the coding sequence ATGACTCTGGCTGAAACTCCAAACTACAAGAATTCTAGCAATCCTTTTCTCACCCTCAACTACGAAAGCGCCTTAGAATCTCTAGGCGATGACTACTATGATGAGGTTGCAGCAGCAGAATTTCCCCAACACCTCCTGCGTTGGCGTAACGATGAACTATTACCCCGTTTCGGTCTAGACCCCCAAGTAGTCAAAGACGAAGATTTCATCACAGCCTTTGGCCGATTTCAGGGGCGCAAACCCTTATTGGCATTGCGTTACCACGGCTATCAATTTGGTGAATATAACGGACAGTTGGGCGATGGTAGGGGCTTTCTCTACGGGCAAGTACGCGCCAATGATGGCGAATTATACGATTTTGGCACAAAAGGTTCCGGAAGAACGCCCTACTCTCGTGGTGGCGATGGTTTGCTCACGCTCAAAGGTGGGATACGGGAAGTTCTGGCTGCGGAAGCACTGCACCACTTAGGTGTACGTACCTCGCGCTGTCTGACCATGATTGAAACAGGTTTACCCCTCTGGCGGGGCGATGAACCTTCGCCGACTCGTTCATCTGTGATGGTGAGGATGAGCAGTTCTCATATTCGGTTTGGCACTTTTGAGCGACTGCACTATTTCCAGCGTCCAGATTTAACTAAGAAGCTGTTAGACCACGTAATTGAGCAGTATTATCAACACTTAACTGGTGAAGAAGATAAATATGCCTTGTTTTACGCCGAATTAGTTAAACGGGTTGCAGAACTAGTAGCCCAATGGATGGCAGCTGGATTTTGTCATGCAGTTCTCAATACTGACAATATGTCGATTACTGGAGAGAGTTTTGATTATGGCCCTTACGCGTTTATCCCGACTTACAACCCATCCTTTATAGCTGCATATTTTGACTATTATGGACGCTACTGTTACGGTAATCAACCAAGCATTTGTAAGTTGAATTTACAAATGCTCCAGGAACCTTTAAAGGCGATTATCGATCAAGGCGAAATGGACGCTGGATTAGCTAGATTTGATGAGTATTATCAAGCTGAATACAGTTCTTTGATTTTGAAAAAGTTGGGTTTTGTGGAATTGCCAGATGCACAAGCTCAAGAACTATTGAATCTAACGATTGAATTTTTGAAAGAGAGCCAAGTTGGTTATCACCAATTTTTTTATGAGATGGCTCGTACTTTTTCATCGAAATGGCGAGATGAACCAGGTTTCGTGATGAATAGTTCAGATATTGTACCAGTACCGGGTGCGTCAGGAATTTTTGATGATTGGTGCATACTATACCATAAAATTTTGAATGATTTTGATAGCGATTGCACCGATATAATTGCCCAAACTCTAACTGTTCATAATCCGAAAACGGCATTATTAAGACCGATGATTGAGTCTACTTGGGAAGCAATTGCTCAGGAAGATAATTGGCAACCTTTTTATGATTTATTGCAGCAAATCAAATCTAAAAATTAG
- the bioB gene encoding biotin synthase BioB — translation MVGIRYDWQELEIRAIYNTPLLELVYQAASVHRQYHDPTKIQVCKLISIKTGGCPEDCSYCAQSSRYKTEVKAQALLEKETVVNIAQKAKETGVSRICMGAAWREVRDNSQFEEVLDMVKDVTAMGLEVCCTLGMLTANQARKLEEAGLYAYNHNLDTSQEYYSTIITTRTYSDRLNTIENVRQTNVTVCSGGILGLGETVDDRVGMLQTLANLHPHPESVPINILSQVPGTPLENQPDVPIWDIVRMIATARILMPASDVRLSAGRARLSQVEQAFCFMAGANSIFSSDDNKMLTVTTPCPDYDTDREMLNLLGLGMRPPSQRQEKVASSAVVG, via the coding sequence GTGGTGGGAATACGCTACGATTGGCAGGAATTAGAGATTCGGGCGATATACAACACGCCATTGCTAGAGCTTGTTTATCAAGCTGCTAGCGTGCATCGCCAATATCATGACCCAACAAAAATACAAGTTTGTAAGCTCATATCGATAAAAACGGGAGGTTGTCCAGAAGATTGTAGCTACTGTGCCCAATCTTCCCGCTATAAAACAGAGGTAAAGGCGCAAGCACTCCTCGAAAAGGAAACGGTGGTTAACATCGCCCAGAAAGCTAAAGAAACTGGTGTTAGTCGCATCTGCATGGGTGCTGCTTGGCGAGAAGTGCGGGATAACTCACAATTTGAGGAAGTCCTGGATATGGTCAAGGATGTAACCGCAATGGGTTTAGAAGTGTGCTGCACTCTGGGTATGTTAACGGCAAATCAAGCCAGAAAATTGGAAGAAGCGGGACTTTACGCTTATAACCATAACTTAGATACCTCGCAGGAATATTACAGCACAATTATTACCACAAGGACATATAGCGATCGCTTGAACACGATTGAAAATGTCCGTCAGACAAATGTCACTGTCTGTTCCGGCGGTATCCTGGGTTTGGGCGAAACTGTAGATGACCGTGTTGGAATGTTACAAACTCTGGCAAACTTACATCCACATCCAGAGTCCGTGCCAATTAATATTCTTTCACAAGTACCAGGCACACCCTTAGAAAATCAGCCTGATGTCCCCATTTGGGATATTGTGCGGATGATTGCCACAGCCAGAATTTTAATGCCAGCTTCCGATGTGCGTCTTAGTGCCGGTAGAGCGAGACTTTCTCAAGTTGAGCAAGCTTTCTGCTTTATGGCAGGAGCTAATTCTATCTTTTCCAGCGACGACAATAAGATGTTGACGGTAACAACTCCCTGTCCAGATTACGATACTGACCGAGAAATGCTGAATTTACTTGGTTTGGGAATGCGTCCACCTTCCCAAAGACAGGAGAAAGTAGCAAGTTCGGCCGTTGTAGGGTAA
- a CDS encoding 2-phosphosulfolactate phosphatase, with amino-acid sequence MIYNQSEFNLRCEWGTQGVAQLAPISDVVVIVDVLSFSTCVEIATNNGAIIFPYAIRDESAIDYTKSVQAELASHRQRWTTTGYSLSPKSVAQIPAGTRLVLPSPNGSFLTLHTGNTPTLAGCLRNCQAVAQFAQKYGDKIAVIPAGERWKEDGSLRPAFEDLIGAGAILSYLHGSLSPEAEVAVTTFQAFQHDLIGYLKKCSSGKELIEKGFESDVELSAAYNVSDCVPFLTGNAYVNYTPQA; translated from the coding sequence ATGATTTACAACCAATCAGAGTTTAATTTACGCTGTGAATGGGGCACACAAGGAGTTGCTCAACTCGCTCCCATCAGTGATGTAGTTGTGATAGTTGACGTTCTCTCTTTTTCTACCTGCGTAGAAATTGCCACTAACAACGGCGCGATAATTTTTCCCTACGCAATCAGAGATGAATCAGCCATAGATTATACCAAGTCAGTACAAGCAGAGTTAGCAAGTCATAGACAACGTTGGACTACAACTGGATATTCTCTCTCGCCAAAATCGGTAGCTCAGATTCCTGCTGGAACTAGACTAGTTTTACCGTCACCTAATGGTTCTTTTCTGACTTTACACACAGGGAATACACCAACTTTGGCTGGTTGCTTGCGAAATTGCCAAGCTGTAGCCCAGTTTGCTCAAAAGTATGGTGATAAAATCGCTGTGATTCCTGCTGGTGAAAGGTGGAAAGAAGATGGTAGCCTACGTCCTGCATTTGAAGATTTAATTGGTGCTGGGGCAATTCTCAGTTATTTACATGGCAGTCTATCACCTGAAGCTGAAGTTGCTGTGACAACATTTCAGGCTTTCCAGCACGATTTAATAGGGTACTTGAAAAAATGCAGTTCGGGTAAAGAGTTGATTGAAAAAGGTTTTGAGTCCGATGTTGAACTGTCCGCAGCTTACAACGTAAGTGATTGCGTGCCTTTCCTTACTGGTAATGCTTATGTAAATTACACGCCACAGGCTTAA
- a CDS encoding class I SAM-dependent methyltransferase codes for MSDSQTVSAAVAKLYNTYPFPPEALLDEPPPGYNWRWNWLAAHNFCTGQKPQRQDIRILDAGCGTGVGTEYLVHLNPQASVVGIDLSTGALAVAKERCQRSGANRVEFHHLSLFDVEQLPGEFDLINCVGVLHHTPDPIRGIQALAKKLAPGGLMHIFVYGELGRWEIQLMQKAIALIQGDKKGDYRDGVQVGRQIFASLPENNRIVKYDKQRWSLENNKDEYFADMYVHPQEIDYNIETLFELIDASGLEFIGFSNPSFWDLERLLGKAPELVERAKELSDRQLYRLIELLDPEVTHYEFFLGRPPLIKADWSADNALLAAIPELNPCIEGFPSQCFFNYDYQIVNLSVAEFEFMQRCDANATVAEILTNVELGLDEVRSLLQQQLILLTPA; via the coding sequence ATGTCCGATTCCCAAACTGTTAGTGCTGCTGTTGCCAAACTCTACAATACCTATCCCTTTCCGCCGGAAGCCCTGTTGGATGAACCACCTCCAGGTTACAACTGGCGCTGGAATTGGCTAGCTGCTCATAACTTCTGCACCGGTCAAAAACCCCAAAGGCAAGATATTCGGATTTTAGATGCAGGTTGCGGTACTGGTGTGGGTACAGAGTACCTGGTTCACCTCAATCCTCAAGCTTCTGTTGTAGGAATTGACCTCAGTACAGGCGCTTTAGCTGTAGCCAAAGAACGTTGTCAGCGTTCAGGCGCTAACCGCGTTGAATTTCATCACCTCAGTTTGTTTGATGTGGAACAACTGCCTGGTGAGTTTGATTTAATTAACTGTGTTGGCGTTTTGCATCATACTCCCGATCCCATTCGCGGGATTCAAGCTTTGGCGAAGAAGTTAGCCCCAGGCGGCTTAATGCACATTTTTGTGTACGGGGAGTTGGGACGCTGGGAAATTCAACTCATGCAAAAAGCGATCGCACTTATTCAAGGTGACAAAAAAGGCGACTACCGCGATGGTGTCCAAGTCGGGCGACAAATATTCGCTTCTTTACCAGAAAATAACCGAATTGTCAAATACGATAAACAACGTTGGTCACTAGAAAACAATAAGGATGAATACTTTGCTGATATGTACGTTCATCCTCAAGAAATTGACTACAACATTGAGACGCTATTTGAATTAATTGATGCTTCAGGATTGGAATTTATTGGTTTCTCGAATCCGAGTTTCTGGGATTTAGAGAGACTTTTGGGTAAAGCACCAGAGTTAGTAGAACGGGCAAAAGAATTGAGCGATCGCCAGCTTTACCGCCTGATAGAATTATTAGACCCAGAAGTAACTCATTACGAGTTTTTCCTCGGTCGTCCTCCCTTAATCAAAGCTGACTGGTCAGCGGATAACGCCCTACTGGCAGCGATTCCCGAACTGAATCCTTGTATTGAGGGATTTCCCAGTCAATGTTTCTTTAATTACGATTACCAAATTGTAAATTTATCTGTAGCAGAGTTTGAGTTTATGCAAAGATGTGATGCTAATGCCACAGTTGCAGAGATATTGACAAATGTAGAACTGGGATTAGATGAGGTAAGAAGCCTTTTGCAACAGCAGTTGATTTTATTGACACCTGCTTAG